In Mucilaginibacter auburnensis, the genomic stretch CAGTATCGCAACCTGTATAAGTGCAAAAGACAACGACACCCAAACAATGAACTTATCACTTAACGCACCTTCACCGAAAAGAAAAAAGTGAGCAAACTGGGCGTAAATTTGAAGCACAATAAATAGCGCAACATTTAAAATAGCTGTACCTATAAAAACTAATGCGCTTTTCACCTTTTCAACCATTCAGGATTATCAGCATAAAATCGTTTCACCCGTCTCATCCTCGTTTCACTTATTTTTTACAAATTATTGATAGTCAAATTTTTATGAAAATTTTCGGTTCACAACGTCTCACATCCACAGTGAGACGATGGTACGGCAGCGATATTACCCTGCCCAACCCTCTCTATCCAAACTCCTGAAGTGGATGGCTTCAGCTAAATGTTCCAGTTTTATGTCTTCACTGCCAGCCAGGTCGGCAATGGTGCGGGCCACTTTTAAAATACGGTCGTATGCCCGGGCACTCAGACCCAACTTTTCCATGGCGCGTTTAAGCAGGTTTTGCCCGGCTTCGTTTATCTTACAAACATCACGCACCATTTTGGAGCTCATTTGCGCGTTGGCATGCAGGTCGGGTTTGTTACCAAAGCGCGTTTGTTGCACATCCCGGGCTTTAATTACCCGCTCCCGGATAAGTTCGCTCTTCTCTGCTAAACGCTCGGATGCCAGTTCGTTAAAGTTAACGGGTGTAACCTCTACGTGCAGGTCAATACGGTCCAACAACGGCCCTGATATCTTGCTTAAATACTTTTGCACCATACCCGGCGGACAAATACACTCCTTCTCCGGGTGATTATAATAGCCACACGGGCAAGGGTTCATGCTGGCCACCAACATAAAGCTGCTGGGATAATCAACCGTAAACTTGGCGCGCGATATGGTTACCCTACGCTCCTCCAGTGGCTGGCGCATCACCTCTAACGCACTCCGCTTAAACTCCGGCAATTCATCCAGAAACAAAACGCCGTTATGCGCCAGTGATATTTCGCCGGGTTGCGGGTTTCCGCCTCCGCCTACAAGGGCAACATCGCTAATAGTATGGTGCGGTGAACGGAAGGGCCTTGCCGTTACCAAGGCATCGGTAGCAGCCAACTTGCCGGCTACCGAATGGATCTTGGTCGTCTCCAATGCTTCATATAAGCTTAGCGGCGGTAGTATAGATGGCAGCCTGCGGGCCAGCATGGTTTTACCCGCCCCCGGCGGACCGATCAATATTACATTATGCCCCCCGGCGGCGGCTATCTCCAACGCACGCTTAATATTCTCCTGGCCTTTTACTTCGCTAAAGTCGCTGTCGTAGTTGCACAGGCTGTTATAAAACTCCTCGCGGGTGTTAACTATTTCGGGTTTTAGGGTGATATCGCCATTGAAAAAGCCCGCAACCTCGCGGATGTTTTCCACACCGTAAACTTCCAGATCATTTACAATAGCGGCCTCCCGCGCGTTCTGTTTAGGCAGAATAAATCCTTTAAAACCATCTTTGCGTGCTTGTATGGCAATAGGCAAAGCACCCTTTATGGGTTGCAGTCCGCCATCGAGCGACAGCTCGCCCATAATGAGGTACTTATCAAGCTCTCCGGCCTCCACCTGGCCCGATGCGGCCAGCACAGCCGTAGCAATAGTAAGGTCATAGGATGAGCCCTCTTTTTTTATGTCGGCAGGAGCCATATTCACAACCACCTGCTGTCTTGGCATCCTGAAGCCGGTATTTTTTAGTGCAGACTCTATTCGGAAATAGCTTTCTTTAACAGCAATATCGGGCAGCCCCACAATAAAATACTTGGTGCCTGCAGCAATGTTTACTTCAACTGTTATGGTAATGGCTTCTATGCCATAAACGGCACTGCCAAAGGTTTTAACTAACACGTGTAATAAAGTTTATTTACAGCGAAAGATAGGGAATTTTTATATGGTGCTAATATTATTGTTTACTTACGGCAAAAGTTGCTAACAGATTAATATTCGGATCGGGTACAATCTTGGTTGGTTGCTTTGCCGATGAAAAGTTAGCTGTTATTTCCCTGCTATTCACATCAACACGGTGCATTTGCCCATTGATGCTGATGTCTAACGGAAAATGATATACCTGTTGTTGTTGCTGCGTTACAGTTAACTTAATTGTGTGGATGTTACTTAGATATTGCCATTTTATCACTACATCCGGATGGCCGGCAGTGTAGAGCCATTGCTTAATGAATACGTCAAGGTCTTTACCGCTTGCCTTCTCCATTACCTTCATAAAGTCCATGGTGTTGGCGTTACCGCCCTTGTATTCCGCATAATACTCACGGATGCCTTTCCAAAAAGCCTCTTCGCCCAGTTTGCGTCGTAGCATGTGCAGCACCCAACTGCCTTTTTCATAGCTATTGGCATTGAGCATAACCATAAAGTCTCTCCTTTCGGATGTATCAACAACCGGTTTCAAGCGGTCTTTTTCAAAGGCCAGCACTTTTGCCCGGTCTGCGACAAGGCGTTTTTTTAGCGTGTCGATGCCGTACTTATTTTCCAGGTAATAATGCGTCATGTAAGTAGCGAAACCCTCGCTCAGCCACAGGTTAAAAAAGTTCTTTTCGCTGGCGGCATCGCCAAACCATTGATGGGCTATTTCGTGCGCCATCAGGGCTTCAATGCCTCTGTCGGTAGGCGATTCTTCGTGGTAAAAAATTGCCCCGGCATTTTCCATTCCCCCAAAAATTGTTTTTGACTGCACATTGGCCAGTTTCTCATAAGCATACGGACCAACCTTTTTGATGAAGAACGGCAATATCTCCCTGGCGTAATTATAACTCTTGAAACCTTTAACCGAATCTTGTGGGAAAACGTAGCTGTAAACCGGTATGCCGCTTACATTGCCTACATTTTTAATGGCGAAATCAGCAACGCCAATTACCATGATTTTGGTAGGCAATACCTGTTTTTCCTCCCAGTGCGTTTGTTTCCTGCCTGCCGGAAGGTCGGTTTCGCTCAATTTCAAACCGTTAGCCACCACGTCATAATGAGCGGGTGCTGTAACTACAAAATCAACCGCGGCTTTATCGGCAGGGTCATCAACGCTAACCAGCCAGTTATGGGCGCGGTTGGGCCAGTTGTCGCCAAAAAAGGTACGCTTACCGTATTTGTTTTTGGAGATGATCAAGCCGTCAGCCGGGACGCCCTGATAGGAAATAGTATAGGTGTGATCTGTGCCAACCGCTCCGGTGGTATTAATGGTTAGTTTATCCGCGCTTTGCGAAAACTCAACTGCCTTATCGCCTTCTGTTATGGCGCTTATCAGCATACCTTTACCACTATTATTTTTCTGTACCAGATCCAGGTTGAACGAGCGGGTATTTTTAATGAATTTCAGCGTAACATCGGCTTTGCAAACTATATTGTTGGTGCTGTCATTCAAATCAATATTAAACTTATAATGCTGCACGTCAATGATAGCGCCGGGGGGCTGGGCTTGGGCAACAAAACACGCAAAAATTGACGATATAAAAAGAGCTGGTAATTTTAGCATAAAGTATTAAAATAGAAAGATACAGATTTTGA encodes the following:
- a CDS encoding YifB family Mg chelatase-like AAA ATPase encodes the protein MLVKTFGSAVYGIEAITITVEVNIAAGTKYFIVGLPDIAVKESYFRIESALKNTGFRMPRQQVVVNMAPADIKKEGSSYDLTIATAVLAASGQVEAGELDKYLIMGELSLDGGLQPIKGALPIAIQARKDGFKGFILPKQNAREAAIVNDLEVYGVENIREVAGFFNGDITLKPEIVNTREEFYNSLCNYDSDFSEVKGQENIKRALEIAAAGGHNVILIGPPGAGKTMLARRLPSILPPLSLYEALETTKIHSVAGKLAATDALVTARPFRSPHHTISDVALVGGGGNPQPGEISLAHNGVLFLDELPEFKRSALEVMRQPLEERRVTISRAKFTVDYPSSFMLVASMNPCPCGYYNHPEKECICPPGMVQKYLSKISGPLLDRIDLHVEVTPVNFNELASERLAEKSELIRERVIKARDVQQTRFGNKPDLHANAQMSSKMVRDVCKINEAGQNLLKRAMEKLGLSARAYDRILKVARTIADLAGSEDIKLEHLAEAIHFRSLDREGWAG
- a CDS encoding M1 family metallopeptidase, giving the protein MLKLPALFISSIFACFVAQAQPPGAIIDVQHYKFNIDLNDSTNNIVCKADVTLKFIKNTRSFNLDLVQKNNSGKGMLISAITEGDKAVEFSQSADKLTINTTGAVGTDHTYTISYQGVPADGLIISKNKYGKRTFFGDNWPNRAHNWLVSVDDPADKAAVDFVVTAPAHYDVVANGLKLSETDLPAGRKQTHWEEKQVLPTKIMVIGVADFAIKNVGNVSGIPVYSYVFPQDSVKGFKSYNYAREILPFFIKKVGPYAYEKLANVQSKTIFGGMENAGAIFYHEESPTDRGIEALMAHEIAHQWFGDAASEKNFFNLWLSEGFATYMTHYYLENKYGIDTLKKRLVADRAKVLAFEKDRLKPVVDTSERRDFMVMLNANSYEKGSWVLHMLRRKLGEEAFWKGIREYYAEYKGGNANTMDFMKVMEKASGKDLDVFIKQWLYTAGHPDVVIKWQYLSNIHTIKLTVTQQQQQVYHFPLDISINGQMHRVDVNSREITANFSSAKQPTKIVPDPNINLLATFAVSKQ